The following coding sequences are from one Triticum dicoccoides isolate Atlit2015 ecotype Zavitan chromosome 4A, WEW_v2.0, whole genome shotgun sequence window:
- the LOC119286165 gene encoding probable serine/threonine-protein kinase PBL25: MLSWLRCFPHDGTVMDEERKPRPGRSATFRKKHCPDAAPSRKRFIRSGTSLTASSSARASFGRHSVDVPNYNHSIVSARSFTFPELAAATDCFSHANLIGEGGFGRVYRGLIGSLAVAVKQLDRTGFQGDHEFLVEVLVLSSLLTHPNLVGLLGYCADGNQRLLVYQLMPLGSLENHLFLPRVPADGEEKPPPPVLPWRTRMRIAHDAAQGLEFLHETANPPVIYRDLKSSNILLDEGYNAKLSDFGLAKLATPITRNGKGGEAEEEKDGPSRVMGTYGYCAPEYVRTGHLTVKSDVYSFGVVLLELITGRRVIDDSRPSGEQNLVAWAAPMFSEQRRMHELVDPLLGEGPSGREVKQAVAVAAMCLQEEDTVRPIMSDVVMALSFAADDDLPSAPRYTSL; the protein is encoded by the coding sequence ATGTTGAGCTGGCTCCGTTGTTTCCCGCACGACGGCACCGTCATGGACGAGGAGAGGAAGCCCAGGCCCGGGAGGAGCGCCACTTTCAGGAAGAAGCATTGCCCCGATGCCGCACCGTCTCGGAAACGGTTCATCCGCTCGGGCACCTCGCTCACCGCGTCCTCGtcggcacgagccagcttcggccGCCACTCCGTCGACGTCCCCAACTACAACCACAGCATCGTCTCGGCGCGCTCCTTCACCTTCCctgagctcgccgccgccacggacTGCTTCAGCCATGCCAACCTCATCGGCGAGGGCGGCTTCGGCCGCGTCTACAGAGGCCTCATCGGCTCGTTGGCGGTGGCCGTCAAGCAGCTCGACCGCACGGGGTTCCAGGGCGACCACGAGTTCCTCGTGGAGGTGCTGGTGCTGAGCAGCCTCCTAACCCACCCCAACCTCGTCGGCCTCCTGGGCTACTGCGCCGACGGCAACCAGCGACTCCTCGTCTACCAACTCATGCCGCTCGGCTCCCTCGAAAATCACCTCTTCCTCCCCCGAGTCCCAGCGGACGGCGAAGAGAAGCCACCACCGCCGGTTCTGCCGTGGCGGACCAGGATGAGGATCGCACACGACGCCGCCCAGGGCCTGGAGTTCCTCCACGAGACTGCCAACCCGCCGGTGATCTACCGCGACCTCAAGTCCTCCAACATCCTCCTCGACGAGGGATACAATGCCAAGCTCTCCGACTTCGGCCTCGCCAAGCTGGCCACACCGATCACCCGCAACGGCaagggcggcgaggcggaggaggagaaggacgGCCCGTCGAGGGTGATGGGCACGTACGGGTACTGCGCGCCGGAGTACGTGAGGACGGGGCACCTGACGGTGAAGTCGGACGTGTACAGCTTCGGCGTGGTGCTGCTGGAGCTCATCACCGGCAGGCGGGTCATCGACGACAGCAGGCCCTCTGGGGAGCAGAACCTGGTGGCCTGGGCGGCGCCCATGTTCAGCGAGCAGAGGAGGATGCACGAGCTGGTGGATCCGCTCCTGGGAGAAGGGCCGAGCGGCAGGGAGGTGAAgcaggcggtggcggtggcggccatGTGCTTGCAGGAGGAGGACACCGTAAGGCCCATCATGTCGGACGTCGTCATGGCGCTCAGCTTCGCCGCCGACGACGACTTGCCCTCTGCTCCCAGATACACGTCACTTTAG
- the LOC119288967 gene encoding uncharacterized protein LOC119288967: protein MPKKLKIPMNLLEWIDQHMFGSKEACFKHKNKIIKITKDMVNKIFDFPGGTEPFVFSSNDPQVKAEVTELRNKYVDHRNKMPINKIEEVKLSDETEDGFIRSFAFYFLSSILCPASYCFGNMKFLYSLRDVSAIPSLDFGKLALDFMREESERHFEMIMNRPSVEEMNKASYIGGCLPIWGIIYLDFVDFDVIENHQ from the exons ATGCCAAAGAAACTTAAAATCCCAATGAATCTGCTTGAATGGATAGATCAGCATATGTTTGGAAGTAAAGAGGCCTGTTTCAAACACAAGAATAAAATTATCAAGATTACTAAAGATATGGTCAACAAAATCTTTGATTTTCCTGGTGGCACCGAGCCTTTTGTATTTAGTAGCAATGATCCCCAAGTGAAGGCAGAGGTTACAGAGTTAAGGAACAAGTATGTAGATCATCGGAACAAAATGCCGATCAACAAAATAGAGGAGGTGAAGCTTAGCGATGAGACAGAAGATGGATTTATTAGGAGCTTTGCATTTTATTTCCTATCATCTATTTTGTGCCCTGCATCATACTGCTTTGGTAACATGAAGTTCTTATACTCTCTAAGAGATGTTTCTGCTATCCCTTCACTTGACTTTGGGAAATTGGCACTGGATTTCATGCGTGAGGAGTCAGAGCGTCATTTTGAAATGATCATGAATAGACCAAGTGTTGAGGAAATGAACAAGGCTTCATATATTGGGGGATGTCTTCCTATTTGGGGA ATCATTTATCTGGATTTTGTTGATTTTGATGTTATTGAGAATCATCAGTAA